In the genome of Clostridiales bacterium, one region contains:
- a CDS encoding dUTP diphosphatase (catalyzes the formation of dUMP from dUTP): MKFERVSKYPNARLPERATAGSAGYDFFVVEDITINPDEIALVPTGVKAQIDEGYWLQLAVRSSTPRKLGLILANGIGIVDSDYYNNPDNEGHIMFQVYNIGNNPVNLLPGYRIGQGVFVPYGLTNDDNTTAARVGGFGST, from the coding sequence ATGAAGTTTGAAAGAGTAAGTAAATATCCTAACGCACGTTTGCCTGAACGTGCGACCGCAGGTAGTGCGGGTTATGATTTCTTCGTTGTTGAAGATATTACAATCAATCCTGACGAAATAGCTCTTGTTCCTACTGGCGTAAAAGCACAAATTGATGAAGGATATTGGTTACAACTTGCCGTGCGCAGTTCAACGCCGCGCAAACTGGGCCTTATTCTTGCCAATGGTATTGGAATTGTTGATAGTGATTACTATAACAATCCTGATAATGAAGGACATATTATGTTCCAAGTTTATAACATTGGTAACAATCCAGTTAATTTGTTACCTGGCTATCGTATTGGGCAAGGTGTATTCGTTCCTTATGGATTAACCAATGATGATAATACTACAGCGGCAAGAGTTGGAGGCTTTGGTAGTACCTAA